A region of Flavobacterium album DNA encodes the following proteins:
- a CDS encoding cystathionine gamma-synthase: protein MKFNTKTIHGGQHHDPSTGAVMPPVYQTSTFVQSSPGVHSGYEYSRAANPTRTALENALASIENGARALAFSSGLAATDCVLRMLKAGDEVIAMDDLYGGTYRMFTRVYKDSGIKFHFVDMNDLEKFSSLFNENTKLVWAETPTNPLMKLADIEAVAKICKEKKVLFAVDNTFATPYLQRPLDLGADIVMHSATKYLGGHSDVIAGALIMKDAELGEQMHFLQFATGATLGPQDSYLVLRGIKTLHLRMQRHCENGQKVAEYLIKNPKIKAVYYPGLESHPFHALAKRQMQGGFGGMVSFTFTSGEKAEAIKFLENLKVFTLAESLGGVESLANHPALMTHASIPEDKRKEIGISDDLVRLSVGIEDAEDLIADIEQALG from the coding sequence ATGAAATTTAACACCAAAACCATACACGGCGGTCAGCACCACGACCCATCTACCGGGGCGGTAATGCCACCGGTGTACCAGACATCAACCTTTGTACAATCGAGTCCCGGAGTCCACAGCGGTTACGAATACAGCCGTGCGGCCAACCCTACGCGTACTGCCCTTGAGAACGCCTTGGCGAGCATCGAAAATGGTGCGCGTGCCCTGGCATTCTCATCCGGACTTGCAGCGACCGACTGTGTACTGCGTATGCTGAAGGCAGGAGATGAGGTTATTGCTATGGACGACCTGTATGGCGGTACCTACCGCATGTTTACAAGGGTGTACAAAGACAGCGGCATCAAATTTCATTTTGTCGATATGAACGACCTTGAAAAGTTCAGTTCGCTATTCAACGAAAATACAAAGCTGGTTTGGGCCGAAACGCCAACCAACCCGCTGATGAAGCTTGCCGATATTGAAGCGGTAGCCAAAATATGCAAGGAGAAAAAAGTGCTTTTTGCGGTAGATAATACTTTCGCGACGCCGTACCTTCAGCGTCCGTTAGACCTTGGCGCTGATATCGTGATGCATTCGGCTACCAAATACCTGGGGGGACACAGCGATGTTATTGCCGGAGCCCTGATCATGAAAGATGCCGAACTGGGCGAGCAGATGCACTTCCTGCAGTTTGCTACAGGGGCAACTCTTGGGCCGCAGGATTCGTACCTTGTACTTCGCGGTATAAAAACATTGCACTTAAGGATGCAGCGCCATTGCGAGAACGGACAGAAAGTAGCCGAATACCTGATCAAAAACCCGAAGATAAAAGCAGTGTATTACCCTGGCCTTGAGAGCCACCCGTTCCATGCGCTTGCCAAAAGGCAGATGCAGGGCGGTTTTGGAGGAATGGTTTCCTTTACATTCACATCGGGCGAAAAAGCAGAGGCCATCAAATTCCTTGAAAACCTTAAAGTATTTACCCTGGCCGAATCACTGGGCGGTGTTGAGTCTTTGGCCAACCATCCTGCCCTGATGACGCATGCGTCCATACCGGAAGACAAACGTAAGGAGATCGGTATCAGCGACGACCTGGTGCGCCTGAGTGTAGGTATTGAGGATGCGGAGGATCTGATAGCGGATATTGAGCAGGCTTTAGGATAG
- a CDS encoding DUF3298 and DUF4163 domain-containing protein, whose product MDIKVQEAANGNPEVADSINQSLFRVARSIVYFGEKPTNSKNYEELTASFIKSYDDLAKKFPEEAENSWEAKIKTTKEYQSDNLINFKVNNFMYTGGAHGYEGNRSVIIDAKTGQTLKRSDILKDEKGLTAYAEKSFRKKFNIPEEKPINSTGMMFDKNVFTLPQNIFYTDNGLLLLYNPVEISSFADGAKELVFPYSEVEQFLKVQ is encoded by the coding sequence GTGGATATTAAAGTGCAGGAAGCAGCCAATGGCAATCCCGAAGTAGCCGACAGCATCAACCAATCGCTGTTCAGGGTAGCAAGGAGCATAGTTTACTTTGGCGAAAAGCCTACCAATTCGAAGAATTATGAGGAGCTGACGGCTTCGTTCATAAAATCGTATGATGATCTGGCTAAAAAATTCCCTGAAGAGGCAGAAAACAGCTGGGAAGCTAAAATTAAAACCACAAAAGAATACCAGAGCGATAACCTTATCAACTTTAAGGTAAACAACTTTATGTATACCGGCGGGGCACATGGCTACGAAGGCAACAGGTCGGTCATAATCGATGCTAAAACTGGGCAAACCCTAAAGCGGTCGGATATCCTGAAAGATGAAAAAGGGCTTACCGCGTATGCTGAAAAGTCATTCCGTAAAAAATTCAATATTCCGGAAGAAAAGCCTATCAACAGTACGGGCATGATGTTCGACAAAAATGTTTTTACGCTGCCACAAAATATCTTTTATACCGATAACGGATTGCTGCTGCTGTACAACCCTGTAGAAATATCATCTTTTGCCGACGGGGCGAAAGAACTGGTTTTCCCGTATAGCGAGGTGGAGCAATTTTTAAAGGTTCAATAG
- the gdhA gene encoding NADP-specific glutamate dehydrogenase: protein MSDSIQSFMDTVSKRNANEPEFLQAVHEVAETVIPFIEKTPKYQGKMLLERMVEAERVILFRVTWLDDKGNTQVNRGFRIQMNSAIGPYKGGLRFHPSVNLSILKFLAFEQTFKNSLTTLPMGGGKGGSDFDPKGKSENEIMRFCQSFMTELSKHIGADTDVPAGDIGVGGREVGYMFGQYKRLRNEFTGVLTGKGISFGGSLIRPEATGYGCVYFAQSMLGTKGESFNGKTVVVSGSGNVAQYAAEKAMQLGGKVVTFSDSAGYIYDEEGIDAEKLAYVMDLKNVQYARISEYIKKYPNAKYVAGGKPWEVKCDIALPCATQNELNGDEAKQLLANGCICVAEGANMPSTPEAVIAFQDAKILFAPGKASNAGGVATSGLEMSQNSLRLSWSREEVDERLKGIMHNIHSACLTYGTQDDGYVDYVKGANIAGFVKVADAMLAQGVV from the coding sequence ATGAGTGATAGCATACAGTCTTTTATGGACACCGTTTCGAAAAGGAACGCCAACGAGCCGGAATTTCTTCAGGCAGTGCACGAAGTTGCCGAAACGGTAATACCTTTTATAGAAAAAACCCCGAAATACCAGGGCAAGATGCTTTTGGAAAGAATGGTGGAAGCCGAAAGGGTTATCCTTTTCCGCGTTACCTGGCTGGATGACAAAGGCAATACGCAGGTGAACAGGGGCTTCAGGATCCAGATGAATTCGGCTATAGGCCCATACAAAGGCGGCCTTCGTTTCCATCCTTCGGTAAACCTGAGCATCCTTAAGTTCCTTGCCTTCGAACAGACGTTCAAAAACAGCCTTACTACCCTGCCAATGGGCGGCGGTAAAGGAGGATCTGACTTTGACCCTAAAGGAAAATCAGAAAACGAGATCATGCGTTTCTGCCAGAGCTTCATGACGGAACTTTCTAAACATATCGGCGCTGATACCGACGTTCCTGCGGGCGATATTGGTGTAGGAGGCCGTGAGGTAGGCTACATGTTCGGCCAGTACAAAAGGCTGAGAAATGAGTTTACAGGAGTGCTTACCGGCAAAGGGATAAGCTTCGGCGGTTCGCTCATACGCCCTGAGGCTACAGGCTATGGCTGTGTGTACTTTGCACAAAGCATGCTTGGCACCAAAGGCGAAAGCTTCAACGGCAAGACGGTAGTGGTTTCAGGCTCGGGTAACGTAGCCCAGTATGCTGCCGAAAAAGCAATGCAGCTTGGCGGTAAAGTAGTTACCTTCTCCGATTCAGCAGGTTATATCTATGATGAAGAAGGTATCGATGCAGAAAAGCTTGCTTACGTAATGGACCTTAAGAACGTACAGTACGCAAGGATCAGCGAGTATATCAAAAAATACCCGAATGCCAAATATGTGGCAGGCGGCAAGCCATGGGAAGTGAAGTGTGATATCGCCCTTCCTTGTGCTACCCAGAACGAGCTTAACGGCGATGAGGCAAAACAGCTTCTAGCCAACGGCTGCATCTGCGTTGCCGAAGGGGCTAACATGCCAAGCACGCCGGAAGCAGTTATCGCGTTCCAGGATGCAAAAATATTGTTTGCTCCGGGCAAAGCGTCTAACGCAGGCGGTGTTGCCACATCAGGCCTTGAAATGTCTCAAAACTCACTTCGCCTAAGCTGGAGCAGGGAAGAAGTTGACGAAAGGCTGAAAGGCATCATGCACAACATCCATAGCGCATGCCTTACTTACGGCACGCAGGATGACGGCTATGTAGACTATGTAAAAGGAGCTAACATTGCAGGTTTCGTAAAAGTTGCCGATGCAATGCTTGCCCAGGGAGTAGTATAA
- a CDS encoding DinB family protein — MENEFRITRTSREIYDRFFDNYSLEQLNKIPPGFNNNLIWNIGHIIVSQQIMIYGGAGLTLMVSDELAGKYTRGTKPEFDLTQKEVDEIRSLLYSPVVRTEEDYYNRVFTTFTERKTQLGFTLSTVEDAIAFNNYHEGIHLGMMMSIRKFL, encoded by the coding sequence ATGGAAAACGAATTCAGGATCACCCGCACTAGCAGGGAAATTTACGACCGCTTTTTTGATAACTATTCGCTGGAACAGCTAAATAAAATTCCACCAGGCTTCAACAATAACCTTATCTGGAACATCGGCCACATTATCGTTTCACAGCAGATCATGATCTATGGCGGAGCAGGACTTACACTAATGGTAAGCGATGAGCTTGCAGGCAAATACACCCGCGGCACAAAACCGGAGTTCGACCTCACTCAAAAGGAAGTCGATGAGATAAGGTCGCTGCTGTACTCACCTGTCGTAAGGACAGAGGAGGATTATTACAATAGGGTATTTACAACGTTTACTGAAAGGAAAACCCAGCTGGGCTTTACGTTGTCAACAGTTGAAGATGCTATTGCCTTTAATAATTACCATGAAGGTATCCATTTGGGGATGATGATGTCTATCCGCAAATTTCTTTAA
- a CDS encoding two-component regulator propeller domain-containing protein encodes MKRVLLLLSLLFSIVSIGQGNQLWGSYYSYNNVQDITESNNRVFAASESAMFTKNVATNEIKTITSVDGLKAETITAIHHSPTYGKTLVGNANGLLLVVNNDFSVLNRIAIVQETTIPAAKKKINHIYEYEGKAYISCDFGIAVFNLATLEFGDTYYLGPSGAEISVRQATIYNGYMYAATNESGLRRATFPNPNLNDFSQWTQVFGGAWSAALTYSGSFFGFANGTLYKPDLQNNIPYGFDVFPSEMVDLREANGYMVATCSNRINVYNDALVRVFQLNLIPGENVTFTCATIVGGDIFIGTKEKGVFSIPMTNLSAVTNITPDGPLMSSIFSLDKTPNNLWAVYGGYSATYNPFPLKYYGISKFSSTGWTHIPNDDLFDAASISDIIANPNNENIVFAASFHDGLIKIENDVPVAIYDESPAIPNGPEPISSSDISVRINSLAFDKSGNLWMTNSLAHNAIKRYSPGNDQWASFNIFEAIGADNFAKMAIDRNNTKWIPTNHNGVLAFNENLNNKSIIIKGQENLPNDNVKCVAIDNNNRLWIGTITGLRVVSSIERFMTEDELTANPIIILEDGLAQELMYEQTITDIVVDGANNKWIGTAGAGAFLVTPDGQGTLFHFTKENSPLPSNNINDIEIDSATGEVFFATDRGMVSYKGTSTAAAGDLSKVYVFPNPVRPNFDGDVNISGLVDKANIKITDIEGNLVYETTSEGGTVLWDTRAFGKYKVATGVYMIFISSEDGTETKVKKVMIIRGE; translated from the coding sequence ATGAAAAGAGTTCTCCTGTTATTGTCCCTACTGTTTTCTATTGTTTCCATCGGCCAGGGCAACCAGCTGTGGGGCAGCTACTATTCCTATAACAACGTCCAGGACATTACCGAATCGAACAACAGGGTATTTGCGGCATCGGAGAGCGCTATGTTTACCAAAAATGTAGCGACCAATGAAATTAAGACAATAACCTCGGTAGATGGCCTTAAAGCAGAAACAATAACCGCAATACATCACAGCCCCACATACGGCAAAACGCTTGTAGGCAACGCCAACGGTTTATTGCTGGTAGTGAACAATGATTTTTCTGTGCTCAACAGAATCGCTATCGTGCAGGAAACTACCATACCGGCTGCCAAAAAGAAAATCAACCATATTTATGAATATGAAGGGAAAGCATATATTTCCTGTGATTTTGGAATAGCAGTATTTAACTTGGCCACACTGGAGTTTGGCGACACCTACTATTTAGGCCCGAGCGGCGCTGAAATTTCGGTAAGGCAGGCGACAATATATAATGGATATATGTATGCAGCCACTAATGAAAGCGGGCTAAGGCGTGCCACATTTCCCAATCCGAACCTGAATGATTTCAGCCAGTGGACCCAAGTCTTCGGAGGTGCCTGGTCGGCCGCACTCACTTATTCCGGTAGTTTTTTTGGATTTGCTAACGGAACTCTATACAAACCCGACCTGCAAAATAATATCCCGTATGGATTTGACGTTTTTCCTTCTGAGATGGTCGACCTCAGGGAAGCGAACGGATACATGGTAGCTACCTGCTCCAATCGGATAAATGTTTATAATGATGCATTGGTGCGGGTATTCCAGCTTAACCTTATACCCGGAGAAAATGTTACTTTTACCTGCGCGACTATTGTTGGCGGCGATATTTTTATCGGGACAAAGGAAAAGGGAGTATTTTCCATTCCTATGACCAATCTCTCCGCTGTTACCAATATAACTCCGGATGGGCCTCTGATGAGCAGTATTTTTTCGCTGGATAAGACGCCTAATAATTTATGGGCAGTGTATGGAGGGTATTCTGCGACCTATAATCCATTCCCGCTAAAGTACTATGGCATTAGCAAGTTTTCAAGTACTGGCTGGACACATATTCCTAATGATGATTTATTTGACGCAGCATCAATATCTGACATAATTGCCAACCCAAATAACGAAAATATTGTTTTTGCAGCATCTTTTCATGATGGACTTATTAAAATAGAAAATGATGTCCCTGTGGCAATCTATGATGAAAGCCCCGCTATACCCAATGGGCCGGAACCTATTTCCAGTTCGGATATAAGTGTGAGGATAAACAGCCTCGCTTTTGACAAGTCGGGGAATTTATGGATGACCAATTCACTTGCACATAATGCAATTAAAAGGTATAGTCCTGGCAATGACCAATGGGCCTCATTTAATATATTTGAAGCAATTGGCGCCGATAATTTTGCCAAAATGGCTATTGACAGGAACAATACAAAATGGATTCCGACAAATCATAATGGCGTGTTGGCGTTTAATGAAAACCTGAACAATAAGTCTATTATCATAAAAGGACAGGAAAACCTTCCTAATGATAATGTAAAGTGCGTGGCTATTGATAACAATAACCGCTTGTGGATAGGGACAATAACCGGCCTGCGTGTGGTTTCGAGCATAGAGCGCTTTATGACTGAAGACGAACTGACGGCCAACCCGATTATTATCCTGGAAGACGGGCTCGCACAGGAACTGATGTACGAGCAAACGATCACCGATATTGTTGTTGACGGCGCTAACAACAAATGGATTGGTACAGCGGGTGCAGGGGCGTTCCTGGTGACGCCGGATGGGCAGGGTACGCTCTTTCATTTTACAAAAGAAAATTCACCGCTGCCCAGCAATAACATAAACGATATTGAGATCGACTCTGCAACGGGAGAAGTGTTCTTTGCCACCGACAGGGGAATGGTTTCCTACAAAGGCACCTCTACCGCAGCGGCTGGCGACCTGAGCAAGGTATATGTGTTCCCGAATCCTGTTCGTCCCAATTTTGACGGCGACGTAAATATCAGCGGGCTTGTAGATAAAGCGAATATCAAGATAACCGATATAGAGGGCAACCTGGTATATGAAACCACTTCCGAAGGCGGTACGGTATTATGGGATACCCGTGCTTTTGGAAAGTATAAGGTGGCTACGGGCGTTTACATGATCTTCATTTCGTCAGAAGACGGTACCGAGACCAAAGTAAAAAAGGTAATGATCATCAGGGGAGAATAG
- a CDS encoding arsenate reductase family protein, which produces MKKIFYLKTCDTCRKILASLPHKEGFTLREIKSDPITSEELEEMHRLAGSYEALFSRKATLYKERGMKDMQLTEADYKNYIMEHYTFLSRPVIVDGDSIFVGNNKKVVEAAIAHLS; this is translated from the coding sequence ATGAAAAAAATATTCTACCTCAAGACCTGCGATACCTGTCGGAAAATACTGGCGTCGCTTCCCCATAAAGAAGGCTTTACACTGCGTGAAATAAAATCGGACCCGATAACAAGTGAAGAGCTTGAAGAAATGCACCGCCTTGCCGGGAGCTACGAAGCCCTGTTTAGCCGTAAGGCAACCCTTTACAAAGAGCGCGGCATGAAAGACATGCAGCTTACCGAAGCCGACTATAAAAACTACATAATGGAACATTACACGTTTTTGAGCCGCCCGGTGATCGTGGATGGCGACAGCATATTTGTAGGTAACAATAAAAAGGTGGTGGAAGCTGCGATCGCGCACCTTAGCTAA
- a CDS encoding DMT family transporter, translating into MGKRNLALIAATLVSIIYGVTFTIAKDVMPAYIKPFGFIVLRVGGSALLFWLCAFFTPKEKIAIGDFPRIAAAALFGVALNMLTFFQGLSLTSPIMASVLMVTTPMIVLVLSSIIIKERIAGKKALGIALGLAGTVVLILYGKTVNSSGNALWGNFLVFVNAVSYGLYLILVKKLMDKYNPFTFVKYIYLFGFIMVLPFGWEQLSEVGLAAMPQHIIIKIAFVVVFSTFLTYLLNLLSMKQLKPTTVAVFIYLQPFFATVFSISLGKDELSLVKILSALFIFTGVYLVTMTGKSKSA; encoded by the coding sequence ATGGGAAAGCGTAACCTTGCCCTTATAGCCGCGACATTGGTATCCATAATTTACGGTGTGACATTTACCATTGCCAAAGATGTGATGCCGGCTTATATAAAACCTTTCGGGTTTATTGTGTTGCGTGTTGGCGGGTCGGCATTGCTCTTCTGGCTGTGTGCCTTCTTTACGCCTAAAGAGAAAATTGCCATAGGTGATTTTCCGCGTATCGCCGCGGCTGCACTTTTTGGCGTGGCGCTCAATATGCTTACGTTCTTTCAGGGGCTCAGCCTCACCTCCCCCATCATGGCATCGGTATTGATGGTTACTACACCCATGATCGTGCTCGTACTTTCGTCCATCATCATTAAGGAAAGAATAGCTGGCAAAAAGGCATTGGGCATCGCTCTTGGGCTTGCAGGGACTGTTGTACTGATCCTTTACGGAAAGACCGTTAATAGCAGCGGGAATGCCTTATGGGGCAATTTCCTGGTATTTGTCAACGCGGTGTCTTACGGCCTGTACCTGATCCTCGTGAAAAAGCTGATGGACAAATACAATCCCTTCACTTTCGTGAAATACATTTACCTGTTCGGGTTTATCATGGTACTGCCTTTCGGGTGGGAACAGCTCTCGGAAGTCGGCCTTGCCGCTATGCCGCAGCACATCATTATCAAAATTGCTTTTGTAGTTGTATTCTCAACGTTTCTTACCTACCTGCTCAACCTGCTTTCTATGAAACAGCTAAAGCCTACTACCGTTGCCGTGTTCATTTACCTCCAGCCGTTTTTTGCGACAGTGTTCTCCATCTCCCTTGGCAAGGACGAACTGAGCCTTGTTAAAATACTTTCGGCACTCTTTATATTTACGGGTGTTTATCTGGTTACGATGACGGGGAAAAGCAAATCTGCCTGA
- the recO gene encoding DNA repair protein RecO — translation MLVKTKAIVISSLRYQEKSLIVKCFTESDGLKSYYVRDAFSSKKNAQKTVYFQPLSLLEIEAVHKNKGTLEYFKEVRLAHPYFSINKDIVKTTIAIFLSEMLHHSIKEEEKNQNLYSFLETAMLWLDSHDNAANFHLVLLLEITKFLGFYPERNDMLPFFEMTEGVFSPYHGISCLTEEETALLRTLMGLKFDNSGKAFHVTERQALLKILLDYYALHLEGFRRPNSVEVLREVFS, via the coding sequence ATGTTAGTAAAAACGAAAGCGATAGTCATCAGTTCCCTGCGCTACCAGGAAAAAAGCCTTATCGTGAAGTGTTTCACTGAATCTGACGGGCTGAAATCCTACTATGTGAGGGATGCTTTTTCATCTAAAAAGAACGCCCAGAAAACAGTCTATTTCCAGCCCCTCAGCCTCCTTGAGATAGAAGCAGTGCATAAAAACAAGGGCACACTGGAATACTTCAAAGAGGTAAGGCTGGCACATCCTTATTTTTCTATCAACAAAGATATCGTTAAAACAACAATAGCTATTTTCCTTTCAGAAATGCTGCATCACAGCATTAAGGAGGAGGAAAAGAATCAAAACCTGTATTCCTTTCTCGAAACGGCAATGCTCTGGCTCGACAGCCATGACAATGCTGCCAATTTCCATTTGGTACTGCTCCTGGAGATAACCAAATTCCTGGGTTTTTATCCTGAACGCAACGACATGCTTCCGTTCTTTGAGATGACCGAAGGTGTATTTTCGCCTTACCATGGCATCAGCTGCCTAACAGAAGAAGAAACGGCATTGCTGCGTACCCTGATGGGGCTGAAATTCGATAACAGCGGCAAAGCTTTCCACGTAACGGAAAGGCAGGCACTGCTGAAGATACTGCTGGATTATTATGCGCTCCACCTCGAAGGGTTCAGGAGGCCGAATTCGGTTGAGGTTTTAAGGGAGGTTTTTAGTTAG
- a CDS encoding YicC/YloC family endoribonuclease gives MIQSMTGFGKASLQLANKKITVEVKSLNSKGLDLNVRMPSVFREMELGLRNQIAQKLERGKIDFSLFVEVTGEETSAKINAPIVRSYIQQMKEVIPNADETELMKMAVRMPDALKTEREEIDENEWGNIQGVITQALDNIHDFRVTEGVSLEKEFLIRISNILSLMNETVALDGERLQTVKTRLHASIEELKVNVDENRFEQELIYYLEKMDITEEKVRLENHLNYFIETIAGTEANGRKLGFITQEMGREINTMGSKSNHAKMQKLVVQMKDELEKIKEQVLNVL, from the coding sequence ATGATACAATCGATGACAGGCTTTGGTAAGGCTTCCCTGCAGCTGGCCAACAAAAAAATAACGGTAGAGGTAAAATCGCTGAACAGCAAAGGGCTCGACCTGAACGTGCGCATGCCATCCGTATTCCGTGAGATGGAATTGGGCCTTCGTAACCAGATCGCACAAAAGCTGGAACGCGGCAAAATAGACTTCTCACTTTTTGTTGAAGTTACAGGGGAAGAGACTTCTGCTAAAATAAATGCGCCCATCGTAAGATCATACATCCAGCAAATGAAAGAGGTGATTCCCAATGCCGATGAAACGGAGCTGATGAAAATGGCGGTTCGCATGCCCGATGCCCTGAAAACGGAGCGCGAGGAAATCGATGAGAATGAGTGGGGCAATATACAGGGCGTTATCACACAGGCGCTTGACAACATCCATGACTTCAGGGTGACCGAAGGCGTATCGCTGGAAAAGGAATTCCTGATAAGGATATCCAATATCCTTTCTTTAATGAACGAAACCGTAGCGCTTGACGGCGAGAGGCTTCAAACTGTAAAGACCAGGCTTCACGCCTCTATTGAGGAACTGAAAGTAAATGTAGATGAGAACCGTTTTGAGCAGGAGCTTATTTACTATCTCGAAAAAATGGACATCACCGAAGAGAAAGTAAGGCTCGAGAACCACTTGAACTATTTTATAGAAACCATTGCCGGCACCGAGGCCAACGGCCGTAAGCTGGGATTCATCACCCAGGAAATGGGACGTGAGATAAACACCATGGGCTCCAAATCCAACCACGCCAAAATGCAGAAGCTGGTAGTACAGATGAAGGATGAGCTGGAGAAAATAAAAGAACAGGTCTTGAACGTTCTTTAA